The Streptomyces camelliae genome window below encodes:
- a CDS encoding roadblock/LC7 domain-containing protein has protein sequence MVSEEDLQAVLEELRRLRTRVPQLTGALAAGVDGLVVAHDTPGVDPEGLAALTAAALGVAVRVSDATGHGGFRELLVRGEGGYVATYAAGRTAVLTLLAEGRVNVGRLHLEGRRAGARIGELLDAAEAAARAAVPPRRTLGAVSPAPPARTRTTRTAGADMRTATDS, from the coding sequence ATCGTGTCCGAGGAGGACCTCCAGGCCGTCCTGGAGGAGCTGCGCCGGCTGCGGACCCGGGTGCCGCAGCTCACCGGCGCCCTGGCGGCCGGCGTCGACGGGCTCGTCGTCGCCCACGACACCCCGGGGGTGGACCCGGAGGGCCTGGCCGCGCTGACCGCCGCCGCGCTCGGCGTGGCCGTACGGGTCAGCGACGCCACCGGGCACGGCGGCTTCCGCGAGCTGCTGGTGCGCGGCGAGGGCGGCTACGTCGCCACCTACGCCGCGGGCCGCACCGCCGTACTGACCCTGCTCGCCGAGGGCCGGGTCAACGTCGGGCGGCTGCACCTGGAGGGCCGCCGGGCCGGCGCCCGGATCGGGGAGCTGCTCGACGCCGCCGAGGCCGCCGCCCGGGCCGCCGTCCCGCCCCGAAGGACGCTGGGCGCCGTCAGCCCCGCGCCACCGGCCCGTACCCGTACGACCCGCACCGCGGGCGCCGACATGCGCACCGCGACCGACAGTTGA